From a single Brassica oleracea var. oleracea cultivar TO1000 chromosome C5, BOL, whole genome shotgun sequence genomic region:
- the LOC106292947 gene encoding carbon catabolite repressor protein 4 homolog 4-like isoform X1 produces MFNTTSLLHLPGPILPSFTTISCGVCRKIVSRRMSTNPPMEPKVRNFESVEEADDKHSISKSDGIRFRLVSYNILAQVYVKSSLLPHSPPACLKWKARSHAILGVLKKLEADFFCLQEVDEYDSFYRKNMDSLGYSGIYIQRTGQRKRDGCAIFYKPSCAELVAKERIEYNDLLDSVKADSVQETETSNESKGDENAKDSRKDSRDLNDPLVRLKRDCVGIMAAFKINKPFHQVVIVANTHLYWDPELADVKLAQAKYLLSRLDQFKTLISNEFECTPSLLLSGDFNSIPGDKVYSYLVSGNGKPAETIEEEEEAPVPLCSAYEVTRGEPKFTNCTPGFTNTLDYIFFSPSDFIKPVSILQLPEPESPDVVGFLPNNHHPSDHLPIGAEFEISRNREFCS; encoded by the exons ATGTTTAACACTACTAGTTTGCTTCATCTTCCTGGCCCAATACTTCCTTCTTTCACCACCATCAG TTGTGGAGTCTGCAGGAAGATTGTTTCGAGAAGAATGAGTACGAATCCTCCAATGGAGCCTAAAGTTCGCAACTTCGAATCTGTTGAAGAGGCTGATGATAAGCATTCAATAAGTAAATCTGATG GTATCAGATTCCGTCTCGTTTCGTATAACATATTAGCTCAG GTTTATGTGAAGAGCTCCCTTCTCCCGCACTCTCCACCTGCCTGCCTCAA ATGGAAAGCTCGTTCACATGCAATTCTGGGCGTTCTGAAAAAGCTCGAGGCTGACTTCTTTTGTTTGCAG GAAGTAGATGAGTACGATAGCTTTTACAGGAAAAACATGGACTCTCTGGGCTACTCTGGGATTTATATTCAGAGAACCGGACAGAGGAAGCGTGACGGTTGTGCAATCTTCTACAAGCCTAGCTG TGCAGAGTTAGTCGCCAAAGAAAGGATCGAATATAATGATCTTTTGGACTCAGTAAAGGCAGACAGTGTACAGGAGACTGAGACCTCCAATGAATCAAAAGGTGATGAGAATGCGAAAG ATTCTCGAAAAGACAGCCGTGACCTTAATGATCCACTAGTCAGACTAAAACGTGATTGTGTTGGAATAATGGCTGCTTTTAAGATCAACAAGCCGTTTCACCAAGTCGTCATCGTGGCCAACACCCATCTTTACTG GGACCCGGAGCTAGCTGATGTGAAGCTGGCACAAGCCAAGTATCTACTTTCACGACTAGATCAGTTCAAGACACTAATATCAAATGAATTCGAGTGCACACCTTCCTTGTTACTATCTGGTGACTTCAATTCAATTCCTGGGGATAAG GTGTATAGTTATCTAGTATCTGGTAATGGTAAGCCTGCAGAGACCATAGAAGAGGAAGAAGAAGCACCAGTGCCTCTGTGTAGTGCCTATGAAGTGACAAGAGGAGAGCCTAAGTTCACAAACTGCACTCCTGGCTTCACAAACACGCTTGACTACATCTTCTTCTCTCCTTCAGACTTCATCAAACCTGTCAGTATCCTCCAGCTACCTGAACCGGAATCTCCAGATGTTGTCGGTTTCTTACCAAATAACCATCACCCGAGTGATCATTTGCCGATAGGAGCTGAGTTTGAGATCAGTCGGAATAGAGAATTTTGTTCTTGA
- the LOC106292947 gene encoding carbon catabolite repressor protein 4 homolog 4-like isoform X2 — protein sequence MFNTTSLLHLPGPILPSFTTISCGVCRKIVSRRMSTNPPMEPKVRNFESVEEADDKHSISKSDGIRFRLVSYNILAQVYVKSSLLPHSPPACLKWKARSHAILGVLKKLEADFFCLQEVDEYDSFYRKNMDSLGYSGIYIQRTGQRKRDGCAIFYKPSCAELVAKERIEYNDLLDSVKADSVQETETSNESKDSRKDSRDLNDPLVRLKRDCVGIMAAFKINKPFHQVVIVANTHLYWDPELADVKLAQAKYLLSRLDQFKTLISNEFECTPSLLLSGDFNSIPGDKVYSYLVSGNGKPAETIEEEEEAPVPLCSAYEVTRGEPKFTNCTPGFTNTLDYIFFSPSDFIKPVSILQLPEPESPDVVGFLPNNHHPSDHLPIGAEFEISRNREFCS from the exons ATGTTTAACACTACTAGTTTGCTTCATCTTCCTGGCCCAATACTTCCTTCTTTCACCACCATCAG TTGTGGAGTCTGCAGGAAGATTGTTTCGAGAAGAATGAGTACGAATCCTCCAATGGAGCCTAAAGTTCGCAACTTCGAATCTGTTGAAGAGGCTGATGATAAGCATTCAATAAGTAAATCTGATG GTATCAGATTCCGTCTCGTTTCGTATAACATATTAGCTCAG GTTTATGTGAAGAGCTCCCTTCTCCCGCACTCTCCACCTGCCTGCCTCAA ATGGAAAGCTCGTTCACATGCAATTCTGGGCGTTCTGAAAAAGCTCGAGGCTGACTTCTTTTGTTTGCAG GAAGTAGATGAGTACGATAGCTTTTACAGGAAAAACATGGACTCTCTGGGCTACTCTGGGATTTATATTCAGAGAACCGGACAGAGGAAGCGTGACGGTTGTGCAATCTTCTACAAGCCTAGCTG TGCAGAGTTAGTCGCCAAAGAAAGGATCGAATATAATGATCTTTTGGACTCAGTAAAGGCAGACAGTGTACAGGAGACTGAGACCTCCAATGAATCAAAAG ATTCTCGAAAAGACAGCCGTGACCTTAATGATCCACTAGTCAGACTAAAACGTGATTGTGTTGGAATAATGGCTGCTTTTAAGATCAACAAGCCGTTTCACCAAGTCGTCATCGTGGCCAACACCCATCTTTACTG GGACCCGGAGCTAGCTGATGTGAAGCTGGCACAAGCCAAGTATCTACTTTCACGACTAGATCAGTTCAAGACACTAATATCAAATGAATTCGAGTGCACACCTTCCTTGTTACTATCTGGTGACTTCAATTCAATTCCTGGGGATAAG GTGTATAGTTATCTAGTATCTGGTAATGGTAAGCCTGCAGAGACCATAGAAGAGGAAGAAGAAGCACCAGTGCCTCTGTGTAGTGCCTATGAAGTGACAAGAGGAGAGCCTAAGTTCACAAACTGCACTCCTGGCTTCACAAACACGCTTGACTACATCTTCTTCTCTCCTTCAGACTTCATCAAACCTGTCAGTATCCTCCAGCTACCTGAACCGGAATCTCCAGATGTTGTCGGTTTCTTACCAAATAACCATCACCCGAGTGATCATTTGCCGATAGGAGCTGAGTTTGAGATCAGTCGGAATAGAGAATTTTGTTCTTGA